The following are encoded in a window of Stigmatella erecta genomic DNA:
- a CDS encoding TetR/AcrR family transcriptional regulator: protein MGSVERRERQKAEVRTAILRVARELVVREGFAGLTMRKLAEAIEYSPAAIYLHFKSRDDIARALCLQGFEALLARLEPAAHEPVAARRLRVLAEAYVGFGLEHPETYRLLFMTDPEYTTDIFRSPEDSGGRAFQVLTGLVEALKRQGEVADTVSTVPLAEFLWGALHGLVSLKLTCPIFPTSSVDQLLETLTGLCSQGSAKRTS, encoded by the coding sequence ATGGGGTCCGTGGAGCGCCGGGAGCGGCAGAAGGCGGAAGTGCGCACCGCCATCCTGCGGGTGGCCCGAGAGCTGGTCGTGCGAGAGGGCTTCGCGGGCCTGACGATGCGCAAGCTCGCCGAGGCCATCGAATACTCGCCGGCGGCCATCTACCTGCACTTCAAGAGCCGGGATGACATTGCCCGCGCGCTCTGTCTGCAGGGCTTCGAGGCGCTCCTCGCACGGCTGGAGCCCGCGGCCCACGAGCCCGTCGCGGCGCGCCGGCTCCGGGTGCTCGCCGAGGCGTATGTCGGCTTTGGTCTCGAGCATCCGGAGACCTACCGGCTGCTCTTCATGACGGACCCGGAATACACCACGGACATCTTTCGCAGCCCCGAGGACTCGGGGGGGCGTGCCTTTCAGGTGTTGACCGGGCTCGTGGAGGCATTGAAGCGCCAAGGCGAGGTGGCGGACACGGTGAGCACCGTCCCGTTGGCCGAGTTCCTGTGGGGCGCGCTTCACGGGCTGGTGAGCCTCAAGCTCACGTGTCCCATCTTTCCCACGTCCTCCGTGGACCAAT